Genomic DNA from Salinibacterium sp. NK8237:
GGCATGACTTAAGCGCACGACAAAGCGCACACCTCAGAAAGAATAGCCCCCGGGATAGGCCGGGGTCAAATGGTCACAGCCCACACGCAGCCTCCAGAACAGGGCACGCGTGCACGGCAGAGACTTTAGCGCTGAGCAGCAGTTTTCTCTGCGAGCTCGGCTTCCCACTTCGCCCGAGTATCGAGGTTGCGCTGCGTGACCTTGCGGCCACGTCTAGCGACGAGCGCGCCCGTCCACAACGAGACTTCACGGCCCAACAATCCAGCGGCAATAATCAGCGGATCAGCCAGCGCTCTGAGGAACATGGCGTGCGCCTGTTCCGGAGTGTTCTGGATAACGCCGTTGATAAGCAAGAGCGCGCCGACGGTGCCGAAGTACACGACAAGCCCGACGATGATGCTCGAAAAGACGTGTGCCGCCCATCCCGCACGATTGACAATGAGCGCAATCACGATGGCTCCGAGCGCGAAGAATGCGACCGGAACGTAGAACGATGGCGCCTGCACGAAAGCGACCGCGACTCGGCCGGATGCTGCTGCACCGATGATCACGACGGCGATCGCAAAAACAATTGCGAAGGCGAGCGTGGACGCTAGCGCGATGAAAACACCAAATCCACGGTTGCCCGCGACCTTGGGAGGCGTCGGAGCAGTGACGTACACGACGCGAGGCTCGCTGGATGCCGCGGCTCCCGTCGTCTCGGCCACTACAGGCTCGGGCTCGGCGATGATTTCGGGCTCAACAGTAAGGGGGCGCTCGACAACGGGCTCTGCCTCAGCTTCGAGCGTGACGTCGTCGTACACAGCGGACTCCGTGGATGCCGCCGGCGTCGCAGGATCCGCAATCGGATCGACAAGAGGTGTCGCAGGGTCAGACGCTGCGGGGGTCTCGTCGACAACCACAGCATCCTCAATGTTGTCGTCGTTCTCCGGTGAAGAACCACGCTCTACAGATGGATCGGTCATGACTGATGCCTCCTCGTGCACGTGACTGATCCGCCCAGTCTACCGAAGCAACTCTCAGAAACGAGAAGAACGCCACGACCGAAAGGTCGTGGCGTACTTCTCAATATGAATTGGCGTGAACGACTAGTTCACCACTTCGCCGGATACTGAAGCGCTAACAGCGCCAACGTTGCTGCTCAGAACATAGACAGATCCGAGGAGCACCATATCCGCCACCCCATCATCCGAGTCCGCGTCGACCTGGACCGAGCTGACGGAGAATGCGCGTTGATTATTCTGCACGCTTTGGAGGAACTTGTTGACGTCTTCGAATGAGCCGGTGACCTGAATACTCACGTCTAAAGCCACAAGCCCTGCCACTGACGACGTCGTTGGCGTAACAGGAGCCACAGGCTCAGCCACCTCGGTGTCAGCGTCATCAGTTTCAGATTCATCATCAGCGGCTTCCGTCGATGTGTCTACAGCCTCAGTTGGAGCGAGCGCTTCAACTGCAGTGACATACGCAATCGACTCGATCTGGACTCCCGCTGCCGCAGCAAGGCTCTCAAGTTGACTCGCAAATACTGATGAGTTGTGGCCTGAAGGAACGATCTTGTTAAATTCCTCAAGATCGGCAAACAGGCTGTCTGAATCTTCAGCCAACGCTTTAAGAGCGTCGAGTTCGGCCATTTTCACCTGGTTCGTGGCTTCAACAGTGAGGAGTTCATTGTCAGAATCTGACGCTGCCGTCAGTGCTGGCGACACCCCTACAACGTATCCAAGCAACAGAATGAGCAAGACGGCGACAACCGCAACTACATTCCACAATCGCGTCATTGTCATCAGCCAGTCTCCTCTTCGCTCGTAGATTCAGCCGTCTCGGCGTCTTCGGGAATTTCTTCAAACCTGTGAAGCAGCGCCTCGTCGCCGACAAATACTGAGACGATCGCGGCGTACGAACCATCATCTTCGTTTGCCGAAATTTGGGTGACCGAGCCATCTAACAATCCATCGATAGTTGGTGCCTTGCGCAGCCAGACATCGATAGCAGCGAGCGTCGGTGCCGTCACGCTAACCGAAAGCAAGCCGATCGAATCTGGTTCGATCGGTGACAGCGACTCAGCAAAGACCTGCAACGGGTTGGCGGTCTGAAGGCTGTATGCCGTGATCGTCATTCCGCTACTGAGCTGAGCGTCCAGCGCTTTTATCAGTGTTTCGGTTGAGATTTCAGTCGAGGTGATAAACAGCTGAGCTGCCTCTGCTGACTTCAACTGGGCGGAAGCGACACGAACTTCTTCGTACTGCCCCTGCTGTTCAATGAGCGAAAGCGTCAGCGATCGGGCATTTTCGAGTGTCGCCGCTCGCTGGAGTTGGTAGATATTGGCGCCGACGGCCACGAGTACAGCGATTCCCAGAGCGATGAGAGCGACAAATATCGCGCGCCCCCGAGCACTGGCTGCTGCCTTCCGTTCCCCGACCTCGGGAGGAAGCAGAGAAACGAGCGGCGGATAGCCGAAAGGCACCTTGACTTCGCGCCGAGTCACCGGCTTTTTCTCGCTCATGCGGAGACCCCCATAACCAATCCCAGAGCAACAGACATATCTTGAGGTTCGCCGGTTCCCCGAAGACCGCGGCCGACGGTGGTCAGGCTGAACGGATCAGGCTGCGTCGTCGGCAACTTGGTGAACTCGGCGACCGTTTCAGTAAGGCCAAGCAATCGTGATCCGCCGCCGCTCATCACAATGCGATCAATCGCGCGATTGTTGTGGGCGTTTTGGAAGTACTGGATCGTGGCTCGAATTGCCAGCAAAGTTTCGTTCACGAGTTCGAATGAGACCTCGAGTGCGGGACGCTGTTCTGCGGTGGCACGAGCAGCAACAACTCCGACTGAACGCTTAATCGCTTCAGCGTCGCGAGTCGAGATGTCTAGACGCTGCGAAATGCCCTTCGTGATGTCAGCGCCTCCGTTCGGCAACAGCCGAACGAAGTGCGGAACATGGCCGTCGAGCGCGACGAGCGCCGTTGTCGCTGCCCCAATATGAACGAGCAACGTCGTGGCGTTCGCTGTCTCTGGACTTGAGAACAAACGAGTCAATGCGAACGGAGCAAGATCAACGTTCTTCGGCTGGAGTCCCGCCGCGATCGCCGCGTTCACGTTAACGAGTACCGGTGCCTTGATCGCAGCCACCAGCATCCCCTTGAGCATGGGGCCGGTCTCGCCGGCCACTTCTGCGGACGGGTAGAAATCGAGGAGAGCGTCTACAGCAGGAACCGGAAGAAGGTCTTGCACCTGAAAAGGAAGTGACTCGCGCACCTGGTTAAGAGGAAGGCGAGGAACAGTGATGTCCCGAGCAAGAACTTTCGAATTTCCCACTCCGAGCACGACGTCTCGTGTTTTAAACCCTCCGGTCGACCACAGTTTGCGGATCGATGCAGTGACGGTCGCCGAGTCGACGACCTCGCCGGAACGCACTGCCCCCTCAGGCAGTGCCACTTCGCCGTAGCGCACGATCGTTGGTTTCTGAGTGTTTGGATTGTCGACTTCCACAGCACGAATTGCTGTAGAACCGATGTCCAGCCCCACTAATTTCTTTCCCATTTCTCCCCCTAGGACGGTGGTCAGCTAAGACCGACCGCCGCCATATATCCGTTCCAAATTTGCGCACCGAACGCGATGCCGACCCAGGCGCCCGCGATCATCCACGGCCCGAACGGAATCGCCGTTCGTCTGCCGGCTTTCTTCCTGAGCATCAGAATG
This window encodes:
- a CDS encoding fimbrial assembly protein — its product is MSEKKPVTRREVKVPFGYPPLVSLLPPEVGERKAAASARGRAIFVALIALGIAVLVAVGANIYQLQRAATLENARSLTLSLIEQQGQYEEVRVASAQLKSAEAAQLFITSTEISTETLIKALDAQLSSGMTITAYSLQTANPLQVFAESLSPIEPDSIGLLSVSVTAPTLAAIDVWLRKAPTIDGLLDGSVTQISANEDDGSYAAIVSVFVGDEALLHRFEEIPEDAETAESTSEEETG
- the pilM gene encoding type IV pilus assembly protein PilM, whose amino-acid sequence is MGKKLVGLDIGSTAIRAVEVDNPNTQKPTIVRYGEVALPEGAVRSGEVVDSATVTASIRKLWSTGGFKTRDVVLGVGNSKVLARDITVPRLPLNQVRESLPFQVQDLLPVPAVDALLDFYPSAEVAGETGPMLKGMLVAAIKAPVLVNVNAAIAAGLQPKNVDLAPFALTRLFSSPETANATTLLVHIGAATTALVALDGHVPHFVRLLPNGGADITKGISQRLDISTRDAEAIKRSVGVVAARATAEQRPALEVSFELVNETLLAIRATIQYFQNAHNNRAIDRIVMSGGGSRLLGLTETVAEFTKLPTTQPDPFSLTTVGRGLRGTGEPQDMSVALGLVMGVSA